In a genomic window of Octadecabacter temperatus:
- a CDS encoding (2Fe-2S)-binding protein — translation MPKITMNINGRETSTEVENRTLLSTALRENLHLTGTHIGCDTSQCGACVVHVNGKAVKSCSVFAAELDGATVDTIEGQANADGSLNVIQQAFQDHHGLQCGFCTPGMVMSAAELLKVNPKPSEAEIRDYLEGNICRCTGYQGIVNAIMAASGQDVPSIAAE, via the coding sequence ATGCCTAAAATTACGATGAACATCAACGGACGCGAAACGTCGACAGAGGTGGAAAACCGCACCCTGCTATCGACGGCATTGCGTGAAAACCTGCATCTGACAGGCACCCATATCGGCTGCGACACCAGCCAGTGCGGCGCTTGCGTGGTGCATGTGAACGGCAAGGCCGTGAAATCCTGCTCTGTCTTTGCGGCTGAACTTGATGGCGCGACGGTCGACACCATCGAAGGCCAAGCCAACGCAGACGGATCGCTGAACGTGATCCAGCAGGCCTTTCAGGATCACCACGGATTGCAGTGCGGGTTTTGCACGCCTGGCATGGTGATGAGCGCGGCTGAACTTCTGAAAGTGAACCCCAAGCCCTCTGAGGCTGAAATCCGCGATTACCTTGAGGGGAACATCTGCCGATGCACCGGATATCAGGGCATCGTGAACGCAATCATGGCAGCGAGCGGGCAAGACGTCCCCTCGATTGCCGCAGAATAG
- a CDS encoding CoxG family protein, protein MKLSDQREIAAERQTVWEAILNPEVLKACIPGCEELTGSHEDGFEAVVVQKVGPVKAKFKGEVTISDVVIGESLTLSGQGKGGPAGFASGSADVRLTDIEGGTLLEYDVDAKVGGKLAQLGSRIIDGFAKKLAGQFFERFQEGLEPELETVAENTDQKETRKGWIGRMFKA, encoded by the coding sequence ATGAAATTATCCGACCAACGAGAGATCGCTGCTGAACGTCAAACCGTTTGGGAGGCGATCTTGAATCCGGAGGTTCTAAAGGCCTGCATTCCGGGCTGTGAGGAACTGACCGGATCGCACGAAGACGGGTTCGAAGCCGTCGTCGTACAGAAAGTCGGTCCCGTGAAAGCCAAGTTTAAAGGTGAAGTCACAATTTCCGACGTGGTGATCGGCGAAAGCCTGACCTTGTCGGGGCAAGGCAAAGGTGGGCCTGCTGGATTCGCCTCGGGTTCGGCGGACGTTCGTCTAACTGATATAGAGGGTGGCACGCTGCTCGAATATGATGTCGATGCCAAAGTGGGTGGTAAGCTTGCCCAACTCGGCAGCCGGATTATTGACGGATTTGCCAAGAAATTGGCTGGCCAATTTTTTGAGAGGTTTCAGGAAGGGCTGGAACCAGAACTCGAAACCGTTGCCGAAAATACAGACCAGAAAGAGACGAGAAAGGGATGGATCGGGCGCATGTTCAAAGCATAG
- a CDS encoding GAF domain-containing protein: MLSTTHVEAVIASVQSKSAAARSRLAASWRRSMLSHGLDPSHMAPQACLPGQDIAERRDALGRVMDIAAPKLDRLFELVGSSGCGVVLTDCDGVVVDHRFSDADQTVFEGWGLGLGAVWSEATEGTNGIGTCITEERAVTIHRNEHFMARNTAMSCIDAPIFGSDGQLIAALDVSSARADQTQAINGMIAEMVSQIARTVEADNFRATYAQARIVVADHVDASSSMLLAVDADDVVVGATRGARKAYGLEAQGALSPRAASDLFGRGDGPVGFEKAERAAVVRALVRANNNVSVAARDLAVSRATLYRRMKRLGLSE; the protein is encoded by the coding sequence ATGCTATCAACAACACACGTCGAGGCTGTAATCGCATCGGTGCAATCAAAGTCGGCGGCCGCGCGCTCTCGGCTTGCAGCGTCTTGGCGCCGCTCGATGTTGTCGCATGGTCTTGATCCGTCCCATATGGCCCCACAGGCCTGTCTTCCCGGTCAAGATATCGCCGAACGACGCGACGCTTTGGGCCGTGTTATGGATATTGCAGCCCCCAAATTAGATCGACTTTTCGAGCTGGTGGGGAGTTCAGGCTGTGGCGTTGTATTGACGGACTGCGATGGCGTCGTTGTGGATCATCGTTTTTCGGACGCCGACCAAACGGTCTTTGAAGGATGGGGGCTGGGGCTTGGCGCGGTGTGGAGTGAAGCGACCGAAGGTACCAACGGCATAGGAACCTGCATCACCGAAGAGCGCGCAGTTACGATTCACCGCAACGAGCACTTCATGGCGCGCAACACCGCGATGAGCTGCATCGACGCCCCGATCTTTGGATCCGATGGGCAACTGATAGCAGCTCTTGATGTGTCTTCAGCGCGTGCCGACCAAACGCAGGCCATCAATGGGATGATTGCTGAAATGGTATCACAGATTGCACGCACGGTTGAGGCCGACAATTTCCGTGCGACCTATGCGCAGGCCCGTATCGTGGTTGCAGATCACGTCGATGCGTCCAGCTCCATGTTGTTGGCTGTCGATGCCGACGACGTGGTTGTCGGGGCAACCCGTGGCGCGCGAAAGGCTTATGGTTTGGAAGCGCAAGGCGCGCTATCGCCGAGGGCGGCCAGTGATCTGTTCGGGCGTGGCGACGGCCCTGTCGGATTTGAAAAGGCAGAACGCGCAGCCGTTGTGCGTGCTTTGGTTCGCGCCAACAATAACGTCAGCGTCGCGGCCCGCGATCTGGCTGTGTCCCGTGCGACGCTCTACCGGCGTATGAAACGGTTGGGTTTGAGCGAATAA